The Candidatus Tanganyikabacteria bacterium genomic interval GGCCCGCCGCAGCGGTACGTCAGGGGCGCGGCACGGTGTCCGCGGCCCAACGAAGCATCGCCACGAGATCGGTGGGCCGAGAACATGCTTCTGGCCGCGCGATCGGCATAGATTGCCGAATTGGCTCTACTTCGTCAACACCAGAGACCGCGCCTCGGCCTCGGCCGGGACCGCCAGGCCGAAGTCGGCGGACGCCTGCTTCACCACGTTGTGGAACATCGTCATGCCCTCGCCCTCCACGGGAAGGGTGCGGATGCCGCGCCGGAAGAGGTCGACCTTCTTGCTCGTCCAGTTGGGGTGGTTGGTGAAGAAGAGGTGCGCCTCGGGATGCGGCATCAGGCCGAAGATCCGGCCGGAGCTGTCGCAGACGCCCGCGATGCCCGCGGTCGAGCCGTTGGGATTGAGCGGGTAGTCCTCGGTCGGCTTGCCCGCCTCGTCGGCGTACTGGAGGGTGACGAAAGCGGAGTCGACGAGCCGGTCGCGAAGATCCTCGCGGATCACGACCTTTCCCTCGCCGTGGCGGCACGGCAGCACGATTTCGGACATGTGGCGCGTGTAGACGCAGGGCGAAGACGGGTTGACCTTCAAGGTGACCCAGCGATCCTCGAACACGCCCGAGTCGTTTGGAACGAGCGTTAGCTCGGCCTGGCCCAGCTTGCCTTCGATCATCGGCAGGATGCCGAGCTTGGCCATGACCTGGAAGCCGTTGCACACCCCCCAGATGTACTTCTTGTCCTTCACGAACTTCTTGAGCTTGCTCCAGAAGCCGCGCGTGACCTTGAGCTTGTCGGCGAGCGCGCGCCCGGCGGCCAGGTGGTCGCCGAACGAGAAGCCGCCAGGAAAGTTGAGGATGTGGAAGTCGTCGAGGTTGACGTCGCCCTCCAGGACATCCGAGAGGT includes:
- a CDS encoding phosphoribosylformylglycinamidine synthase subunit PurQ — translated: MVDKRVRALVLTGYGINCEQEMAHGYRLAGARVTIAHLSDVLEGDVNLDDFHILNFPGGFSFGDHLAAGRALADKLKVTRGFWSKLKKFVKDKKYIWGVCNGFQVMAKLGILPMIEGKLGQAELTLVPNDSGVFEDRWVTLKVNPSSPCVYTRHMSEIVLPCRHGEGKVVIREDLRDRLVDSAFVTLQYADEAGKPTEDYPLNPNGSTAGIAGVCDSSGRIFGLMPHPEAHLFFTNHPNWTSKKVDLFRRGIRTLPVEGEGMTMFHNVVKQASADFGLAVPAEAEARSLVLTK